A stretch of the Candidatus Woesearchaeota archaeon genome encodes the following:
- a CDS encoding DNA-directed RNA polymerase, which produces MSDFNGGRRNFGNKRPSGNRGGPKRFNDGPRRFNDGPREMHKATCADCGNECDVPFKPTEGKPVYCRDCFQKHRKF; this is translated from the coding sequence ATGTCAGACTTTAACGGCGGAAGAAGAAATTTTGGAAACAAAAGACCTAGTGGAAATAGAGGCGGACCAAAAAGATTTAATGATGGTCCAAGAAGATTTAATGATGGTCCAAGAGAAATGCATAAAGCAACATGTGCTGATTGTGGAAACGAATGTGATGTACCATTCAAACCAACAGAAGGAAAACCAGTATATTGCAGAGATTGTTTTCAAAAACATAGAAAATTTTAA